AAGAAAATCTGATAAAACAAATCAATAATATACTTATGACTGGCAAGATGATTTTATTCTTTCGAGATCTCATCGTATATTTAATATATATCAGAACTAGTATCCCGGCAGCACCGGTTGTCCTATCGCCACATAATGCTGTTATAACAAACCAACAAAAGAGAACTATATAAACTAAAGTTCTTATATGACTTGTTGAAGAAAAAATAATAGTTAAAAAACAAAATGCAACAAAAAAATATTCCAATAATGGCACAATTGCTGGTAGACTTTGTTCAAATGCTCTAACAGCATAGTACCCTCCAGTCAAACCATAATAAAAGAATTTTATTAAGAGTATTGGTATGGTAATAATGCCGCTTATTATCGCACCAACAGATACAGCGATAAAGACCATTGAGGCAGGATATCTATCTATGCATGATTGTGGTTGATATGTTTGCAGTTTATGTTTTCTTACACACCATACTCCTGCAAGCCCAGCAATGATATTACTAAGACAACTGAATAAAACAACTTTTTTTTGCAATAATGGGAAAGTATTAATGTAAAATGTATTAAAATTTATATCTAAGGCTAACAATAATAGTTGGCCATTTTGAAAACAATAAAATGACATTAGAAAAATTATAATAGGATGAAATATAGTATTAGTTACCCTATATATATGATAAATCTCAAATATAAATATAGCCAATGTGATAAGGACTCCCCAGCGAACAAACATATACGTATGTAGATATTTCCACAAAATCATTAGTATAAATGAAACTATACAAACTATGTTAGTAATAATGAGCTTATTATAAGAAGTGCAGATCATAAGCAATGCCTTTTACATATATATTTATGATATAACCAAATTATCTCTGTTATTTTAAATAGAAGAACAAAGCGCACAAAAGTACCTTTCCAATAACGCTTGAATGAGCTTTTTATGATAGCATGTCTATAATATGGACTGCTGATTTGTTTTCTTATATCCAGCGCAATTATTGTATATTTATCATCT
The window above is part of the Cloacibacillus sp. An23 genome. Proteins encoded here:
- the wzy gene encoding O-antigen polysaccharide polymerase Wzy, with translation MICTSYNKLIITNIVCIVSFILMILWKYLHTYMFVRWGVLITLAIFIFEIYHIYRVTNTIFHPIIIFLMSFYCFQNGQLLLLALDINFNTFYINTFPLLQKKVVLFSCLSNIIAGLAGVWCVRKHKLQTYQPQSCIDRYPASMVFIAVSVGAIISGIITIPILLIKFFYYGLTGGYYAVRAFEQSLPAIVPLLEYFFVAFCFLTIIFSSTSHIRTLVYIVLFCWFVITALCGDRTTGAAGILVLIYIKYTMRSRKNKIILPVISILLICFIRFSYIFRNKLDWMVLLTGHNIFISFLTELGFSCFPLFLMMDIVPRTEPFLIGTQYLSSILAGIFPSSLDFSGYIKRLVSNWNIYDDWIKTYYGQYTFGIGFSLNAEAYINFGWFGICAIFIICIIVIKNLTYNTTLNKNNRYSFYKVVMLLFMWITLPRRCSYYIWNALFWYIFMMGFYIHSFVYVLSCIYVHKKKISPLFRK